GCGGTAGAGCGCCTTGCCGGCGGCGAGCTTGACCGCGACGGTGCTCGCCGCCCGCGGTTTGCGTTCGGTCCGCCCGTGGCGGGTGACCTCGACGAGGTCGGTCTCGAGGCGGATCAACCAGACCGCGCCGGCGTCGGCGCTGGGCGCCAGGAGGTTCTCGTCGCGCCATGCCTCGACGAGGTCGCGCACGCCGCGCGCGTACGCCTGGCGGGTGTGGTCGCTCATGGCGGCGCGCTTGCGGCCGCGGGTGACGAGGACGTACTGCGTGAGCTCCCAGAGGGCGACGGCGTCGCGCTCGTTCGCCGCGCGGACGGCCTGCACGCGGCGGGTCTTGGGGCTCATGGAGGCCCAGCGGACGGCGGCGTCGACGGTGGTCTCGTCGGCGACGGCGAGGTCGCTGCCGGCGGCGAGCGCGAGGTCGGCGTCGGCGGCGGCCTGCACGAGGTCGTCGATGCCGGCGCGGAACAGCGCGTGGGCGCGCACGCGGCTGACGCCGAGCTCGCGGCCGAGGGCGGCGAGCGATTCCGGGGCGCCGTCGGCGCCGAGGGCGCGCGCGAGGACCGATGCGCGCTTCGCGTCCACGCGGCCGCCGAACGCCCGGAGGAGCGTGAAGGCCGCGGCGAGGGCGGCGGGGTCGCGGAGGACCTCGCGGGCGCTGCGGGCGCTGCGGTCGGGCCGCAGCAGCTTCAGGGCGAGTTCGCGGGCCGGGGCGGCGTCCGTCGGAGCGACCATGCCAGATGTTAACCCCCAACCCACAAGAGACATTATGCGATTGTTAACACCTGATCGGGTGGCGTCGGCCGGCCGGTCGGCGGCGGCGCGGACCCTCAGGTCCACCGCAGCGTCACCACCCGGTCGCCCGCCTCGAGCGGCCCCCCGAACGGCACGACCGCCTCGCCCCGCCGCACCACCAGCGGCAACGCCTCGCCGTCCGCGATCGCGCGGCCCGCCGCCCGCACCGCGTCCTCGTCGCCCCCCACCTCGATCTCGTCGGTCTCCGTCGCGCCCCGCGCGAGCGCGGCGTCCCACGCCGCGACGTCGACCGCCCGCGCGAACGCCACGTGCCCGCCCAACCCCTCGAGAACGGTGAACAGGCCGCCGTCCCCCTCGCTCGGCAGCAACGCCGTCAGGTTGGGCACCAACCAGCGCTCCCGCGCCCGCTGGACCGCCAGCACGTTCACCTCGGGGTTGGCGGTGAGCGCCACCACCCGCCCCGCCTCCTCGACGCCGGCGCGCTGCAGCGTCGCCGCATCGAGGGCGTCGCCCCGGACCGCGCTCAGCCCCGCCGCCTCCGCCGCCTGGATCGCGTCGGGGTTGCGGTCCACGACCGTCACCGCGCCGCCCTCCGCGAGCCGGCGCGCCACCTCCAGCGCCAACGGGCTCGCGCCGACCACGAT
This portion of the Trueperaceae bacterium genome encodes:
- a CDS encoding site-specific integrase, with the protein product MVAPTDAAPARELALKLLRPDRSARSAREVLRDPAALAAAFTLLRAFGGRVDAKRASVLARALGADGAPESLAALGRELGVSRVRAHALFRAGIDDLVQAAADADLALAAGSDLAVADETTVDAAVRWASMSPKTRRVQAVRAANERDAVALWELTQYVLVTRGRKRAAMSDHTRQAYARGVRDLVEAWRDENLLAPSADAGAVWLIRLETDLVEVTRHGRTERKPRAASTVAVKLAAGKALYRALRHVGATDADPFRDLTAPVDPTAPEDKREAYRAGEVARLLAAADPVDRAFVHLCASAGLRNAEATGLTWGQVDAKEGLLRRVHGKGGRIRDVPAADAVLDALDAIRPAHADADARVLGFGPARARARLKALCARAEVRYEGREVHGLRHTAGTEVTRSFGIDAAADLLRHANLQTTRRYSKRSRAERRAIVDAVAGDYATTPDASPPDATDTGGDEDA